Proteins encoded within one genomic window of Neorhizobium galegae bv. orientalis str. HAMBI 540:
- the tnpC gene encoding IS66 family transposase — MSLPPLSLPDDLASAHAALLAEREARIRAEAEASSAKAKLSGIEALNAHLQLLIAKLERDKHGPSRERTQRLIDQMELQLEELVADATEDELASEAASAKTQTVRAFTRKRPVRKPWPENIERERLVVDAPTACTHCGSERLSKLGEDTTETLEEVPRRFKIVETVREKFTCRDCGCISQAPAPFHATARGFLGPNLLSTIVFDKFSEHQPLNRQSRRFRSEGIDLSTQTLADQVGYVSAAVKPLFDMIETHVFAAERLHGDDTTIPILAKGQCITGRIWTYVCDDRPFGGLAPPAAVFYASSDRRGEHPQRHLAEFTGILQADCYNGFNPLFDRSRKQIPVTPAFCFAHARRKFFELADVSRSARRGKGLRPVSATALEAVKRIDALFDIERDINGKSAEERLAVRQEKSKPLLDELEAWFRLELEGLSRSSPVIEPINYMLSRWADFARYADDGRICMTNNAAERALRGVACGRKNWSFAGSERGADRAAIMLTLITTARLNDIDPKAWLADVLTRVADLPVSRLRELLPWEWKRIKAVAISVAA, encoded by the coding sequence ATGTCGTTACCGCCTCTCTCACTGCCGGACGATCTTGCCAGCGCCCACGCCGCGTTGCTGGCGGAACGCGAGGCGCGGATACGCGCTGAGGCTGAAGCGAGCAGTGCAAAAGCAAAACTTTCCGGCATTGAGGCGCTCAACGCCCATCTGCAATTGCTGATCGCCAAGTTGGAACGCGACAAACACGGTCCGAGCCGGGAGCGCACCCAGCGGCTGATCGACCAGATGGAATTGCAGCTTGAGGAACTGGTCGCTGATGCGACCGAGGATGAGCTTGCGTCAGAGGCGGCCTCAGCGAAAACACAGACCGTTCGTGCCTTCACCCGCAAGCGCCCGGTGCGCAAACCCTGGCCAGAAAATATTGAGCGCGAACGTCTCGTCGTCGACGCGCCGACCGCCTGCACCCATTGTGGCAGCGAGCGTCTGTCGAAGCTTGGTGAGGATACTACCGAGACGCTGGAGGAGGTCCCGCGCCGCTTCAAGATCGTCGAAACCGTCCGGGAGAAATTTACCTGCCGGGACTGTGGCTGCATCAGCCAGGCGCCGGCGCCTTTCCATGCCACGGCGCGCGGCTTCCTTGGCCCCAACCTTCTTTCCACCATCGTCTTCGACAAATTCTCCGAGCATCAGCCCCTGAACCGCCAAAGTCGCCGGTTCCGCAGCGAGGGGATTGATCTGTCTACCCAGACGCTCGCCGACCAGGTTGGCTACGTCAGCGCCGCCGTCAAGCCACTCTTCGATATGATCGAAACCCACGTGTTTGCGGCCGAGCGCCTCCACGGCGACGACACCACCATCCCGATCCTCGCCAAGGGGCAGTGCATTACCGGCCGCATATGGACTTACGTTTGCGACGACCGGCCATTTGGCGGGCTTGCGCCGCCGGCTGCCGTCTTCTACGCCTCCAGCGACCGGCGTGGCGAACATCCGCAACGACATTTGGCCGAGTTCACCGGCATCCTGCAGGCCGATTGCTACAATGGCTTCAATCCGCTCTTCGACCGGAGCAGGAAACAAATCCCGGTAACGCCAGCCTTCTGTTTTGCCCATGCGCGGCGAAAGTTCTTCGAGTTGGCCGACGTCTCTCGCAGTGCCCGGCGGGGCAAGGGCTTGCGGCCTGTCTCTGCGACGGCGTTGGAAGCGGTCAAACGCATCGATGCGCTGTTTGACATCGAGCGCGACATCAACGGCAAAAGCGCCGAAGAGCGCCTTGCCGTGCGCCAGGAAAAGAGCAAGCCGCTGCTTGACGAACTGGAGGCTTGGTTCAGGCTGGAACTCGAAGGCCTGTCGCGATCCTCACCGGTTATTGAACCCATCAACTATATGCTGTCGCGCTGGGCCGACTTTGCCAGATACGCCGACGACGGCAGGATCTGCATGACGAATAACGCGGCGGAAAGAGCCCTGCGCGGGGTTGCATGTGGAAGAAAGAACTGGAGCTTCGCCGGATCCGAGCGGGGCGCCGACCGGGCGGCCATCATGCTGACCCTTATTACGACGGCCCGCCTCAACGACATCGACCCGAAGGCTTGGCTCGCAGATGTGCTGACGCGCGTCGCAGATCTTCCCGTCTCCCGCCTGCGTGAGCTCTTGCCTTGGGAATGGAAGAGGATCAAGGCGGTGGCGATATCGGTTGCCGCGTAA
- a CDS encoding DUF6429 family protein yields the protein MEIDEDKIDDAVLALLWLTLHNERCAWKGFDWATTDRLHQKGMIGDPVNKSKSLVLTDEGLRRSEELFRTLFTRQPISPPP from the coding sequence ATGGAGATCGATGAGGACAAGATCGACGATGCCGTTTTGGCGCTGTTGTGGCTAACGCTGCATAACGAGCGTTGTGCCTGGAAGGGCTTTGACTGGGCAACGACGGATCGCTTGCATCAGAAGGGCATGATCGGCGACCCGGTGAACAAGTCGAAGTCGCTGGTGCTGACGGACGAGGGTCTGCGGCGGTCGGAGGAGCTGTTTCGGACGCTGTTTACGCGGCAACCGATATCGCCACCGCCTTGA
- a CDS encoding ABC transporter permease, translated as MGRVSTEALPSGLLNWVAVWRRNFLAWKKVAPASLLGNLADPMIYIFGLGSGLGVMLGNVGGVSYSAFLAAGMVATSAMTASTFETIYATFARMRDHRTWEAMLYTKLTLGDIVLGEMAWAATKASLAGTAIGIVTATLAYSEWDSLIYVFPVIALTGLAFASLSMVVAALAPSYDYLVFYQSLVITPMLVLSGSVFPVEQLSPMLQRITHLLPLAHSIDLIRPAMLGHPVPDITLHLGALCLYIVLPFFVSIALLRRRLTQ; from the coding sequence ATGGGTAGAGTTTCTACAGAGGCACTTCCGTCGGGATTGCTGAATTGGGTCGCGGTCTGGCGGCGAAACTTTCTGGCATGGAAGAAAGTAGCTCCAGCATCACTTCTGGGTAATCTTGCCGATCCCATGATTTACATTTTTGGATTAGGGTCAGGACTCGGCGTGATGTTGGGCAATGTCGGCGGCGTTTCCTATTCTGCATTTCTGGCGGCCGGGATGGTCGCAACGAGCGCGATGACCGCATCTACTTTTGAAACGATTTACGCTACGTTTGCTCGGATGCGAGATCACCGCACTTGGGAGGCAATGCTATACACCAAACTTACGCTTGGAGATATCGTACTGGGGGAAATGGCGTGGGCGGCAACGAAGGCGTCTTTAGCAGGCACGGCGATTGGTATTGTGACAGCCACGCTAGCTTATTCGGAATGGGACTCCCTGATCTATGTTTTTCCAGTCATAGCGCTGACGGGCCTTGCCTTCGCGAGCTTATCGATGGTTGTGGCGGCACTGGCCCCCAGTTACGACTATCTGGTTTTTTATCAGTCGCTTGTCATTACCCCGATGTTGGTCCTGTCGGGATCCGTCTTCCCAGTTGAACAGCTCTCACCCATGCTTCAGCGAATAACGCACCTCCTGCCACTTGCACATTCGATCGACCTCATTCGTCCGGCAATGCTTGGTCATCCCGTTCCAGATATCACGCTGCATCTTGGAGCTCTTTGCCTTTACATTGTGCTGCCCTTTTTCGTGTCGATCGCGTTGCTGCGTCGTCGCCTAACCCAATAG
- the nodI gene encoding nodulation factor ABC transporter ATP-binding protein NodI codes for MAIDLQAVTMIYRDKTVVDSLSFGVRAGECFGLLGPNGAGKSTITRMLLGMATPSAGKISVLGLPVPGKARLARASIGVVSQFDNLDMEFTVRENLLVFGRYFQMSTRAIEKLIPSLLEFAQLEAKADVRVSDLSGGMKRRLTLARALVNDPQLLILDEPTTGLDPPARHQIWERLRSLLIRGKTILLTTHMMDEAERMCDRLCVLEGGRMIAEGPPLSLIEDIIGCPVIEVYGGNPDELSLIVRPHVDRIETSGETLFCYTVNSDQVRAKLREFPSLRLLERPANLEDVFLRLTGREMEK; via the coding sequence ATGGCGATCGATCTTCAGGCCGTTACTATGATCTACCGTGACAAAACTGTCGTCGATTCCTTGTCGTTCGGCGTGAGAGCTGGAGAGTGCTTCGGGTTGCTAGGACCAAACGGTGCAGGCAAAAGCACGATTACGCGTATGTTGCTTGGGATGGCGACACCGAGCGCGGGAAAGATATCTGTACTTGGGCTGCCGGTGCCAGGGAAGGCTCGTTTAGCGCGAGCGAGCATCGGGGTAGTGTCGCAGTTCGACAATTTGGACATGGAGTTCACCGTTCGCGAGAATCTATTGGTCTTTGGTCGTTACTTCCAAATGAGTACCCGCGCGATCGAAAAGCTCATCCCATCGCTTTTGGAATTTGCACAGCTTGAGGCCAAAGCCGACGTGCGCGTATCAGACTTGTCGGGCGGCATGAAGCGCCGATTGACGTTGGCGCGAGCACTCGTAAATGATCCGCAACTGTTGATACTGGACGAGCCAACCACTGGCCTCGATCCGCCCGCCCGCCACCAGATATGGGAGCGGCTGCGCTCCCTACTTATTCGCGGCAAGACCATCCTTTTGACAACGCATATGATGGACGAAGCCGAGCGGATGTGTGACCGGTTGTGCGTGCTCGAAGGTGGGCGCATGATCGCCGAAGGCCCGCCTCTCTCCCTGATTGAAGATATAATCGGTTGCCCGGTTATTGAGGTTTACGGGGGCAATCCTGACGAACTCAGTTTGATAGTCAGACCACATGTCGACAGGATCGAGACTAGTGGAGAGACGCTGTTCTGTTACACAGTTAATTCCGACCAGGTCCGCGCCAAGCTGCGGGAATTTCCCAGTCTGCGCCTGCTTGAACGGCCGGCCAATCTGGAAGACGTTTTTTTGCGGCTGACAGGACGCGAGATGGAGAAGTAG
- the nodC gene encoding chitooligosaccharide synthase NodC, translating into MTLLETIGIAAVTLHALLSAIYKSMQAFYARKASGSQPRSKDIDPAALPSVDIIVPCFNEDPAILSACLSSLAGQDYGGKLRIYMVDDGSCNREAILPVHDFYTSDPRFEFLLLSKNVGKRKAQIAAIERSCGDLILNVDSDTSIASDVVTLLVEKMRDSDVGAAMGQLKASNRDKNLLTRLIDMEYWLACNDERAAQARFGAVMCCCGPCAMYRRSALLLLLDQYQTQLYRGKPSDFGEDRHLTILMLSAGFRTEYVPEAIAKTVVPDRMGSYLRQQLRWARSTFRDTLLALPLLPSHNRFLTLDAIHQNIGPLLLAVSSATGITQFILTATVPGWTIIIIASMTMVRCSVAAYRARQIRFLAFSLHTLINLFMLIPLKGFALLTLSNSDWLSRGSTTDGPAIAESNAASNEAEIVASASPFGGGTSWRFRR; encoded by the coding sequence ATGACCTTGCTTGAAACAATCGGTATCGCAGCCGTCACGCTTCATGCGCTGTTATCGGCAATCTATAAAAGTATGCAGGCTTTCTATGCGCGCAAAGCCAGCGGCTCACAGCCGCGCTCAAAGGACATTGATCCTGCCGCTTTGCCCAGCGTAGACATCATTGTCCCATGCTTCAACGAAGATCCGGCCATTCTTTCGGCCTGCCTCTCCTCGTTGGCGGGGCAGGACTATGGCGGCAAACTTCGAATATATATGGTTGATGACGGCTCCTGCAATCGTGAGGCAATCTTGCCTGTTCACGACTTCTACACGTCGGATCCGAGGTTCGAATTCCTGCTGCTGTCGAAGAATGTCGGAAAGCGCAAAGCACAGATCGCTGCAATAGAACGGTCATGTGGAGACCTGATCTTAAATGTGGATTCGGACACTTCCATCGCCTCAGACGTCGTGACTCTGCTCGTCGAAAAAATGCGCGACTCTGACGTTGGCGCCGCCATGGGCCAATTGAAAGCGAGCAATCGCGACAAAAATTTGCTGACGCGCTTGATTGACATGGAATACTGGTTAGCCTGTAACGACGAACGCGCCGCCCAGGCTCGGTTTGGCGCGGTTATGTGTTGCTGCGGCCCGTGCGCTATGTACCGCCGGTCCGCACTTCTCTTGCTTCTTGATCAGTATCAAACGCAACTTTATCGCGGCAAACCAAGTGACTTTGGCGAGGATCGCCATTTAACGATCCTAATGCTAAGTGCAGGATTCAGAACGGAATACGTTCCCGAGGCAATAGCGAAAACTGTCGTACCAGACCGCATGGGGTCCTACCTACGTCAGCAACTACGTTGGGCACGCAGCACCTTCCGTGACACCTTACTCGCTTTGCCTCTTCTGCCTAGCCACAACCGCTTTTTGACATTGGATGCCATTCACCAGAACATCGGACCATTGCTTTTGGCAGTGTCTTCAGCCACCGGCATAACCCAATTCATCTTAACAGCAACGGTGCCAGGATGGACGATCATCATCATCGCGTCGATGACGATGGTGCGATGTTCAGTCGCCGCCTACCGCGCGCGCCAAATCCGATTTCTGGCATTCTCGCTTCACACGCTAATAAACCTGTTCATGTTGATCCCTTTGAAGGGCTTTGCCCTGCTCACGCTCTCCAACAGCGACTGGCTGTCTCGCGGTTCGACGACCGACGGACCGGCGATTGCCGAAAGTAACGCCGCTTCGAATGAAGCTGAGATCGTGGCCTCAGCATCCCCTTTTGGGGGCGGTACTTCGTGGCGCTTTCGGAGGTAG
- the nodB gene encoding chitooligosaccharide deacetylase NodB, which translates to MKNLNIIDSVDVDAGADDPCVYLTFDDGPNPFCTPHILDVLAQHAVSATFFVIGANAEVHPGLVQRIVSEGHGVANHTMTHPDLATCSRPQVEREIDEANRAIISACPGASIRHIRAPYGKWTEEALVKSASLGLAPVHWSVDPRDWSCPGVDAIVDRVLAAAKPGSIVLLHDGCPPGAADPTKLPTLRDQTLAAISAIIKSLRSRGLTIRSLP; encoded by the coding sequence ATGAAGAACCTCAATATCATAGATAGTGTGGACGTGGATGCTGGTGCCGACGATCCGTGCGTCTACCTGACGTTCGATGACGGTCCCAACCCATTTTGCACACCACATATTTTGGATGTCCTGGCACAGCACGCCGTCTCAGCAACTTTTTTTGTCATTGGTGCGAACGCGGAAGTACATCCAGGCCTTGTTCAACGTATTGTTTCGGAAGGCCACGGTGTGGCCAATCACACGATGACGCATCCCGATCTGGCCACCTGCAGCCGGCCACAGGTGGAACGTGAAATAGATGAAGCAAATAGGGCCATTATCTCCGCATGCCCTGGCGCTTCCATCCGCCACATTCGAGCTCCCTATGGCAAGTGGACGGAAGAAGCTCTCGTCAAATCGGCAAGCTTAGGTTTAGCCCCCGTACATTGGTCAGTTGACCCTCGAGACTGGTCTTGCCCGGGCGTCGACGCCATCGTTGACCGCGTGCTTGCAGCTGCCAAACCCGGATCCATCGTGCTTCTGCACGATGGATGCCCCCCCGGTGCTGCGGACCCGACCAAGCTTCCAACGCTGCGTGATCAAACGCTTGCAGCCATATCCGCAATCATCAAATCACTGCGTAGCCGTGGACTGACGATCCGTTCACTTCCCTAG
- a CDS encoding NodA family N-acyltransferase has product MSSGVHWKLHWETELASSDHEELASFFRNTYGPTGKFNAKPFEDGRSWAGARPELRAIAYDSKGIAGHLGLLRRFIRVGETEVLVAELGLYGVRPDLEKLGIAHSIRAMAPVVDDLGVPFAFGTVRYAMRNHIERFCRDGAANIVSGIRVESTLADVYRDCPATRTEDVLVVVVPVGRTMSDWPSGSLIQRRGPEL; this is encoded by the coding sequence ATGTCTTCCGGGGTGCATTGGAAATTACATTGGGAAACTGAGTTGGCTTCCTCCGACCACGAGGAGCTGGCATCATTCTTTCGAAATACCTATGGCCCAACCGGGAAGTTTAACGCCAAACCCTTCGAGGATGGTCGTAGCTGGGCCGGCGCACGGCCTGAGCTTCGCGCCATTGCCTACGATTCCAAGGGAATAGCCGGTCATCTAGGGTTGTTACGGCGTTTCATCAGAGTGGGTGAGACAGAAGTACTTGTGGCTGAGTTGGGGTTATATGGTGTTCGACCGGATTTAGAAAAATTGGGCATCGCTCACTCCATTCGAGCCATGGCTCCGGTCGTGGACGACCTTGGCGTGCCTTTCGCATTCGGAACTGTGCGATACGCGATGCGAAATCACATCGAGAGATTCTGCAGGGATGGCGCGGCAAATATCGTGTCCGGCATTCGAGTAGAGTCTACCCTTGCGGATGTCTATCGTGACTGCCCGGCCACTCGAACCGAAGACGTTTTAGTTGTTGTAGTGCCGGTTGGGCGCACAATGAGCGACTGGCCGTCGGGGTCCCTGATACAGCGACGCGGGCCGGAACTATGA
- the nodD1 gene encoding transcriptional regulator NodD1 → MRFRGLDLNLLVALDALMTERQLTAAARRINLSQPAMSAAIARLRNYFHDDLFVMQGRELILTPRAEALAPAVRDTLLHIQLSVIAWDPIKPAESDRRFRIILSDFMTLIFMEKVIKRIAREAPRVTFELLPLDDDPDELLRRGDVDFLILPDLLMPNIHPKAKLFDETLVCVGCPMNKQLEDRLSMEKFMSMGHVAAKFGRLMKPSVEQWLLLEHGFRRRIELVVPGFTLIPPLLVGTDRIATLPMRLVKHFEQTIPLKIVEHPLPPLHFPLAVQWPALHNTDPGNIWMREIMFDEASRMEASSETSAV, encoded by the coding sequence ATGCGATTCAGAGGCTTGGACTTAAACCTGCTTGTAGCGCTCGACGCTCTGATGACCGAGCGGCAATTAACTGCCGCAGCCCGGCGCATCAACCTCAGTCAACCGGCAATGAGTGCAGCTATCGCCCGTCTCCGAAATTATTTCCATGATGATCTCTTCGTGATGCAAGGGCGCGAACTCATTTTGACACCCCGTGCCGAAGCACTTGCGCCTGCTGTTCGAGACACCCTGCTCCACATCCAACTCTCTGTTATCGCCTGGGATCCGATCAAACCCGCGGAGTCCGATCGTCGATTCAGAATTATCCTGTCCGACTTCATGACACTGATATTCATGGAGAAGGTGATAAAGCGAATTGCGCGGGAGGCGCCCCGTGTGACCTTTGAACTGTTGCCCCTTGATGACGATCCTGACGAGCTTCTGCGCCGGGGCGACGTTGATTTTCTGATTCTGCCGGATTTGCTGATGCCGAACATCCATCCCAAAGCGAAGCTCTTCGATGAGACGCTTGTTTGCGTAGGATGCCCAATGAACAAGCAGTTGGAAGATCGGCTTTCCATGGAAAAGTTTATGTCGATGGGGCACGTCGCGGCCAAATTTGGCCGTTTAATGAAGCCTTCAGTTGAGCAATGGCTATTGCTCGAACATGGGTTTAGAAGGAGGATTGAGCTCGTCGTACCAGGCTTTACTTTGATCCCGCCACTGCTCGTGGGGACGGACCGAATAGCGACCCTTCCAATGCGATTGGTGAAACATTTCGAGCAGACGATACCCCTGAAGATAGTCGAACATCCGCTTCCACCTCTCCACTTCCCCCTGGCAGTCCAATGGCCCGCGCTTCACAATACCGACCCAGGCAACATCTGGATGCGTGAGATCATGTTTGATGAAGCTTCCCGGATGGAAGCTTCATCGGAGACGTCGGCTGTTTAG
- a CDS encoding acyl carrier protein yields the protein MADELAIEVIATIKRRVDSELDGIAAASMTEITTETELASLGIDSLGLADVLWDLEQAHGIKIELNTSDAWSNLSNVGDVVQAVRGLIAKEV from the coding sequence ATGGCTGATGAACTCGCGATTGAAGTTATCGCCACGATCAAGCGGCGCGTTGATTCGGAGCTGGACGGGATAGCAGCTGCATCAATGACCGAAATAACAACCGAAACGGAATTGGCGTCACTGGGTATCGACTCTTTGGGGCTGGCTGACGTCCTTTGGGATCTGGAGCAGGCCCACGGGATCAAAATTGAGCTGAACACATCCGACGCGTGGTCAAATCTCAGCAATGTTGGTGACGTTGTCCAGGCCGTCCGCGGATTGATTGCGAAGGAGGTTTGA
- a CDS encoding beta-ketoacyl-[acyl-carrier-protein] synthase family protein, protein MNRRVVITGMGGLCGLGTDAKSIWTEMREGRAAIGPIANTPLYDLEGTVGSEIGMLPEHEISRKQLASMDRFSLLAVIAAWEALRHAGLSVNEGNRTRFGATVGVCGCGWDAIEQSYRSLFLGGATRVPIFSALKAMPSAPAAQVSMVLRLLGPVFGVTSACASANHAIATAVDQIKLGRADVMLAGGSDAPLTYGVLKAWEALRILAPDTCRPFSADRRGVVLGEGAGMAVLESYEHAAARGATILAEIVGVGLSADAFDITSPSVEGPESAMRNCLADGGLNPEDVDYLNAHGTGTKANDLTETAAVKRVFGDHAYSMSISSTKSMHAHCLGAASALEMIACVMAIREGVVPPTANHREHDPDCDLDVTPNVARQRKVRVALSNSFAMGGTNAVLAFKGV, encoded by the coding sequence ATGAACAGACGGGTAGTTATCACTGGGATGGGTGGGCTTTGCGGCTTAGGAACCGACGCAAAATCAATTTGGACAGAAATGCGGGAAGGTCGCGCAGCAATCGGTCCAATTGCTAACACCCCGCTTTACGATCTCGAAGGGACTGTTGGGTCCGAGATAGGGATGCTGCCCGAGCACGAGATCAGCCGCAAGCAACTTGCCTCGATGGACCGCTTCAGCCTCTTGGCTGTGATTGCAGCATGGGAAGCGCTGCGACATGCAGGGCTTTCAGTCAATGAAGGAAACCGCACCCGCTTCGGCGCAACCGTTGGCGTCTGCGGCTGCGGTTGGGATGCAATCGAGCAGAGCTACCGCAGCCTCTTTTTGGGCGGAGCAACCCGCGTGCCCATCTTCAGTGCCCTCAAAGCCATGCCAAGCGCGCCAGCCGCACAGGTGAGCATGGTGCTGCGCCTATTGGGTCCGGTATTTGGGGTTACTTCCGCTTGCGCGTCGGCGAATCACGCCATCGCTACAGCGGTGGATCAAATCAAGCTGGGCCGCGCTGATGTGATGCTCGCTGGCGGTAGCGATGCCCCGCTCACCTACGGAGTACTGAAGGCCTGGGAGGCTTTGCGGATACTAGCGCCGGATACGTGCCGCCCGTTTTCCGCCGATCGAAGGGGTGTTGTCCTGGGTGAGGGCGCAGGCATGGCAGTACTGGAAAGCTATGAGCATGCCGCCGCTCGCGGCGCTACTATACTTGCCGAGATCGTCGGAGTAGGCCTTTCCGCCGACGCTTTCGATATCACGAGCCCATCAGTTGAGGGACCAGAGTCAGCGATGCGAAATTGCCTTGCTGACGGCGGCTTAAACCCCGAAGATGTCGATTACCTTAATGCTCACGGTACCGGCACCAAGGCTAACGATTTAACGGAAACAGCCGCGGTTAAACGCGTCTTCGGCGACCATGCATATTCGATGTCGATTTCATCCACGAAGTCGATGCACGCGCATTGCCTTGGCGCAGCGAGCGCACTCGAAATGATTGCATGCGTGATGGCGATCAGAGAGGGCGTAGTGCCGCCGACCGCAAACCATCGAGAGCATGACCCTGACTGCGATCTAGACGTTACGCCCAATGTGGCGCGTCAACGTAAGGTACGTGTTGCCTTAAGCAACTCCTTTGCGATGGGTGGCACCAACGCCGTATTGGCCTTTAAGGGCGTGTAG